Proteins found in one Streptomyces sp. NBC_00461 genomic segment:
- a CDS encoding serine/threonine-protein kinase: MHSVERIGRYRLERRLGAGAFGTVWLAHDDELQAPVAVKVLADNWSHRLDVRERFLAEARMLRRAGSDRVVQVHDIGELPDGRPYFVMEYADGGTLADLLAAGPLPVPEALRLTALAARGAAALHAAGIVHRDIKPTNVLLCTSPEGVSRVLLADLGLAKSLAEASGLTQAAGSAGYRPPEQAEARAGIDARADVYSLGAVGYHLVTGTVPGGPGKVVRPDRLRPDLAPAVRRALMRALAPDRGRRWPDAEAFADELDRLASSGLRPRRRRTALALTGAVALVAGVGVTVALVERQSPAADVRVTDTSRRVVAEVPGDWGRQLRDSGWDPRALGLPSGHEPGLAVADHLTRWQNLSADVNGVFVGLSEHGDLTAAVNALTHPGCHYDGSRAYAGPTEHGRIRGWSRCPGGGSVTEAALAPTAGGAQTRVYVQIRQSGRASATDRVLDSVRTAS, translated from the coding sequence ATGCACTCCGTCGAGCGGATCGGGCGCTACCGCCTCGAACGGCGCCTGGGCGCGGGCGCGTTCGGCACGGTCTGGCTCGCGCACGACGACGAGCTGCAGGCCCCGGTGGCGGTCAAGGTCCTCGCGGACAACTGGTCCCACCGGCTCGACGTCCGCGAGCGGTTCCTGGCCGAGGCGCGGATGCTGCGCCGGGCGGGTTCCGACCGGGTGGTGCAGGTCCACGACATCGGTGAACTCCCCGACGGCAGACCGTACTTCGTGATGGAGTACGCCGACGGCGGCACCCTCGCCGATCTGCTGGCCGCCGGCCCGCTGCCGGTGCCCGAGGCACTGCGTCTGACGGCGCTGGCCGCCCGCGGCGCCGCCGCACTGCACGCGGCGGGGATCGTGCACCGGGACATCAAGCCGACCAACGTGCTGCTGTGCACCTCACCCGAGGGTGTCTCCCGGGTACTGCTCGCCGACCTCGGGCTGGCCAAGAGCCTGGCTGAGGCGTCGGGCCTCACGCAGGCCGCCGGTTCCGCGGGCTACCGGCCGCCCGAGCAGGCCGAGGCCCGCGCGGGCATCGACGCCCGGGCCGATGTGTACAGCCTGGGCGCGGTCGGCTACCACCTGGTCACCGGCACGGTTCCGGGTGGGCCGGGCAAGGTCGTGCGGCCCGACCGGCTGCGTCCGGATCTGGCCCCGGCGGTCCGGCGGGCCCTGATGCGGGCGCTGGCGCCGGACCGTGGACGCCGCTGGCCCGACGCCGAGGCCTTCGCGGACGAGCTGGATCGGCTCGCCTCGTCCGGCCTGCGCCCCCGAAGACGCCGTACGGCTCTCGCCCTGACGGGCGCCGTGGCCCTCGTCGCGGGCGTCGGCGTGACCGTGGCGTTGGTCGAGCGGCAGTCCCCGGCCGCGGACGTGCGGGTCACGGACACGAGCCGCCGGGTCGTCGCCGAGGTGCCCGGCGACTGGGGCCGCCAGCTGCGCGACTCCGGGTGGGATCCGCGGGCGCTCGGCCTGCCCTCCGGCCATGAGCCGGGGCTCGCCGTCGCCGACCACCTGACCCGGTGGCAGAACCTGAGCGCCGACGTGAACGGCGTGTTCGTGGGCCTGAGCGAGCACGGCGACCTCACGGCCGCGGTGAACGCCCTCACCCACCCCGGCTGTCACTACGACGGCAGTCGCGCCTACGCCGGCCCGACCGAGCACGGCCGGATCCGCGGCTGGAGCCGCTGCCCGGGAGGCGGGTCGGTCACGGAGGCCGCGCTCGCCCCGACGGCCGGCGGCGCGCAGACTCGGGTGTACGTGCAGATCCGTCAGAGCGGCCGGGCCTCGGCGACCGACCGAGTTCTCGACTCCGTACGCACCGCAAGCTGA
- a CDS encoding RNA polymerase sigma factor has protein sequence MDRFRGEPLVAPTEALARDAAAGDTAALEELLQAIRPEVLRRCGRFLPCREDAEEAAQDVLLQVARKIGTFQGRSRFSTWLYTVVANCCRQKYRELKRRSAEQPAPIDPERHADPRTTSVIAGSRVDLLEALDRLEREHPQLVEPLVYRDICRLEYAEAAERAGIPLGTFKSRLHEARRQVRPWLADTP, from the coding sequence GTGGATCGTTTCCGAGGAGAGCCGCTGGTCGCGCCGACCGAGGCCCTGGCCCGCGACGCGGCGGCAGGCGACACGGCGGCGCTGGAGGAGCTGCTCCAGGCCATCCGCCCGGAGGTCCTGCGGCGCTGTGGCCGGTTCCTGCCCTGCCGCGAGGACGCCGAGGAGGCCGCACAGGACGTCCTGCTCCAGGTCGCCCGGAAGATCGGCACCTTCCAGGGCCGTAGCCGCTTCAGCACCTGGCTCTACACGGTCGTCGCCAACTGCTGCCGCCAGAAGTACCGCGAACTCAAGCGGCGCTCGGCCGAACAGCCGGCCCCGATCGACCCGGAGCGGCACGCCGACCCGCGCACGACCAGCGTCATCGCCGGATCCCGCGTCGACCTGCTGGAGGCGCTGGACCGGCTGGAGCGCGAGCACCCCCAGCTGGTCGAGCCGCTGGTGTACCGCGACATCTGCCGGCTGGAGTACGCGGAGGCGGCCGAGCGCGCCGGGATCCCGCTGGGCACGTTCAAGTCGCGGCTGCACGAGGCACGCCGACAGGTCAGACCCTGGCTGGCGGACACGCCCTGA
- a CDS encoding SLC13 family permease, whose product MNTPLAETLSVVLLVAVLAWAVLRPRGLPEAVLAVPAAGVVIATGAISLDHARAEAASLGPVVGFLAAVLVLAHFCDVEGLFQACGAWMARRAAGSPGRLLVAVFVLASAITAVLSLDATVVLLTPVVLATAARAGVRARPHLYACAHLSNTASLLLPVSNLTNLLAFETSGLSFTRFAALMALPWLVAIGAEYLVFRRYFADDLTASLHSPEPGETPELPVFALVTVACTLAGFVVASAVGIEPAWVAAAGALVLAGRAMLRRRATPLSVLRASSPAFLAFVLALGIVVRAVVDNGLADALDHVLPSGSGLLALLGIAALAAVLANLINNLPAVLVLLPLTAAAGPGAVLAVLLGVNIGPNLTYAGSLATLLWRRIVHGHGQDVKLGEFTRLGVLATPAALVSAVAALWLSLQVAG is encoded by the coding sequence CTGAACACCCCGCTCGCCGAAACGCTGTCCGTCGTCCTGCTCGTCGCCGTCCTCGCGTGGGCGGTGTTGCGCCCGAGGGGCCTGCCCGAGGCGGTGCTGGCGGTCCCGGCCGCCGGGGTGGTGATCGCGACGGGCGCGATCTCCCTGGACCACGCGCGGGCTGAGGCGGCGAGTCTCGGGCCGGTCGTCGGCTTCCTCGCCGCGGTGCTGGTGCTGGCGCACTTCTGTGACGTCGAAGGACTCTTCCAGGCGTGCGGGGCATGGATGGCCCGGCGGGCGGCGGGCTCGCCGGGGCGGCTGCTGGTGGCGGTCTTCGTGCTGGCGTCGGCGATCACGGCCGTGCTCAGCCTGGACGCCACCGTGGTGCTGCTGACACCGGTGGTGCTCGCCACCGCCGCCCGTGCCGGTGTGCGGGCCAGGCCGCACCTGTACGCGTGCGCCCACCTGTCGAACACGGCCTCGCTGCTCCTGCCCGTCTCCAATCTCACCAACCTGCTGGCCTTCGAGACGAGCGGGCTGAGCTTCACCCGGTTCGCGGCACTGATGGCGCTGCCGTGGCTGGTCGCGATCGGCGCCGAGTACCTGGTCTTCCGGCGCTACTTCGCCGACGACCTCACCGCGTCCCTGCACTCCCCCGAACCCGGTGAGACGCCCGAACTGCCCGTGTTCGCGCTGGTCACCGTGGCGTGCACGCTGGCCGGGTTCGTCGTAGCCTCGGCGGTCGGCATCGAGCCGGCCTGGGTGGCGGCGGCGGGTGCGCTGGTGCTGGCCGGCCGAGCGATGCTACGGCGGCGGGCCACCCCCCTCTCGGTGCTGCGGGCCTCCTCCCCCGCGTTCCTCGCGTTCGTCCTCGCGCTCGGCATCGTCGTGCGGGCTGTGGTGGACAACGGCCTCGCCGACGCGCTCGACCACGTGCTGCCCAGCGGGTCGGGGCTGCTCGCGCTGCTGGGCATCGCCGCGCTTGCCGCCGTACTGGCGAACCTGATCAACAACCTTCCCGCGGTGCTGGTCCTGCTGCCGCTGACCGCCGCGGCCGGGCCCGGTGCGGTGCTGGCGGTGCTGCTCGGCGTGAACATCGGCCCGAACCTGACGTACGCGGGATCGCTGGCGACGCTGCTGTGGCGGCGCATCGTGCACGGGCACGGCCAGGACGTGAAGCTCGGCGAGTTCACCCGGCTCGGTGTGCTCGCCACCCCGGCCGCGCTCGTGTCGGCCGTGGCGGCGCTGTGGCTGTCGCTCCAGGTCGCCGGCTGA
- a CDS encoding DUF4232 domain-containing protein — MTKKSPSVHRTALLASAVAVLGVLTACGSSGDGSAASSPRTLSGTAAPATGGHSTGRASASPSVSGTAQAGATTTASQATPRSTSTSARAGVGGGGRCHTSELRASVGRNDPGAGQENFPIVLTNTSARTCTVRGYPGAAFVDASGRQLGPDPKRESGTPTTVTLTPGKSAWAGMTFSNPGVSGAHTATPASLLVTPPDERDHLSVKWTGGPVPVSGNASSVFLMVFSPGTGP; from the coding sequence ATGACGAAGAAGTCCCCCTCCGTGCACCGGACGGCCCTGCTCGCGAGCGCGGTCGCGGTGCTGGGTGTGCTGACGGCCTGCGGCAGCAGCGGCGACGGCTCCGCGGCGAGCTCGCCGCGGACGCTGTCCGGTACGGCCGCGCCCGCTACCGGCGGCCACAGCACCGGCCGGGCCAGCGCATCCCCCTCCGTGTCGGGCACCGCGCAGGCCGGGGCCACCACGACCGCGTCCCAGGCCACGCCCAGGTCCACGTCCACGTCCGCGCGTGCCGGCGTCGGCGGTGGCGGGCGTTGTCACACCTCCGAGCTGCGGGCGAGCGTCGGGCGGAACGACCCGGGTGCCGGGCAGGAGAACTTCCCGATCGTGCTGACCAACACGTCCGCCCGCACCTGCACCGTGCGGGGCTACCCGGGTGCCGCGTTCGTCGACGCGTCGGGCCGGCAGCTGGGCCCGGACCCCAAGCGTGAGTCGGGTACGCCCACGACGGTGACGCTGACGCCGGGCAAGAGCGCCTGGGCAGGGATGACGTTCTCGAACCCCGGGGTCAGCGGCGCGCACACGGCCACTCCGGCCTCGCTCCTGGTGACCCCGCCGGACGAGCGGGACCACCTCTCGGTGAAGTGGACGGGCGGACCGGTCCCGGTGTCCGGCAACGCGTCCTCCGTGTTCCTGATGGTGTTCAGCCCCGGTACCGGCCCCTGA
- a CDS encoding SpoIIE family protein phosphatase has product MNPEYPFDEAATARAAVDDSGTLVEWNAGAERLLGWPAAEVVGSPAGRLLADRGPHAPFPPDGLRWDGTVALLHRDGREVAVWLVAHHRRAEDGGPGRWHAFSPLDGSGPRPPEDPLAGAAPTQSPCAVAVYDERLRLRHINDAMADVIGLPEERIQGLRLSEIGGRPESEELEENMLRVLASGRAADIQTYMRTGGEIAAHAWLARMAPVRDAEGRVRGVCLAAHDFTDNYLARERLQLVNQASVRIGSTLDVTRTAQELADVFVPALADLVSVDLLDLQEHSVEPPPRLSAPIEMRRAAHGSVNPGTPEAVLKPGQLEVYPDGSPQADSLVAGRTIVASLSSGALDKWLSWHKTRAERVRDYGIHATMSVPIQARGLTLGVTVLTRFRRPDPFTADDVLLAEEITARAAVCIDNARRFSRERETALALQRSLLPRSLPRTAAVDAASRYLPAARAGVGGDWFDVIPLSGMRVAMVVGDVVGHGIQASATMGRLRTAVRTLADIDLAPDELLTHLDDLVVRLSAEAGNDGSPGEVGATCLYAVYDPVSRRCTLARAGHPPPVVVPPGGEPQHVELPAGPPLGLGGLPFESAELELREGSVLSFYTDGLIETRERDVDASHQLLCDALATYSDSLDETCDRVLHALLPTGGALDDVALLLARTRGLPASQVATWDIPPDPALVAPIRKQAVEQLDTWGLQEAALTAELVVSELVTNAIRYGARPIRLRLIHDGATLICEVSDTSHTAPHLRRAKTWDEGGRGLLLVAQLTERWGSRHTADGKTIWAEIGLLDED; this is encoded by the coding sequence ATGAACCCGGAGTATCCGTTCGACGAGGCCGCGACGGCGCGGGCCGCCGTCGACGACTCGGGCACGCTCGTCGAGTGGAACGCGGGCGCGGAGAGACTGCTCGGCTGGCCGGCCGCCGAGGTCGTGGGCAGCCCCGCCGGGCGTCTGCTCGCCGACCGCGGGCCGCACGCGCCCTTCCCGCCCGACGGACTGCGCTGGGACGGCACCGTCGCCCTGCTCCACCGGGACGGACGTGAGGTGGCCGTGTGGCTGGTGGCCCACCACCGGCGGGCGGAGGACGGCGGCCCCGGCCGCTGGCACGCCTTCAGCCCACTCGACGGCAGCGGCCCCCGCCCCCCTGAAGACCCGCTGGCCGGCGCGGCTCCCACCCAGTCACCCTGTGCCGTCGCGGTCTACGACGAGCGGCTGCGGCTGCGCCACATCAACGACGCCATGGCCGACGTCATCGGGCTGCCCGAGGAGCGCATCCAGGGGCTGCGCCTGTCCGAGATCGGCGGCAGGCCGGAGAGCGAGGAGCTGGAGGAGAACATGCTGCGGGTTCTCGCCTCTGGGCGGGCGGCGGACATCCAGACGTACATGCGGACCGGCGGCGAGATCGCCGCGCACGCCTGGCTCGCCCGGATGGCCCCGGTCAGGGATGCCGAGGGCCGGGTGCGGGGCGTGTGCCTGGCCGCCCACGACTTCACCGACAACTACCTCGCCCGCGAGCGGCTGCAACTGGTCAACCAGGCGAGCGTGCGCATCGGCTCCACCCTCGACGTCACCCGTACGGCACAGGAGCTGGCGGACGTGTTCGTGCCCGCGCTGGCCGACCTGGTCAGTGTCGACCTGCTGGACCTGCAGGAGCACAGCGTCGAACCCCCGCCGCGGCTCAGCGCCCCGATCGAGATGCGCCGCGCCGCGCACGGCTCGGTCAACCCCGGCACGCCCGAGGCCGTCCTCAAACCCGGACAGCTGGAGGTCTATCCCGACGGCTCGCCACAGGCCGACTCTCTGGTGGCGGGCCGCACGATCGTCGCCTCGCTCTCCTCGGGCGCTCTCGACAAGTGGCTCAGCTGGCACAAGACGCGCGCCGAGCGGGTCAGGGACTACGGCATCCACGCCACGATGTCCGTGCCTATCCAGGCCCGCGGTCTCACCCTCGGGGTCACGGTCCTCACCCGGTTCCGGCGCCCCGACCCGTTCACGGCCGACGACGTACTGCTCGCCGAGGAGATCACCGCCCGGGCCGCCGTGTGCATCGACAACGCCCGCCGTTTCTCCCGCGAGCGCGAGACAGCCTTGGCCCTGCAGCGCAGCCTGCTGCCCCGCTCGTTGCCGCGCACAGCCGCCGTCGACGCCGCCTCGCGCTACCTTCCGGCGGCGCGGGCGGGGGTGGGCGGTGACTGGTTCGACGTGATCCCGCTGTCCGGGATGCGGGTCGCGATGGTCGTCGGGGACGTCGTGGGCCACGGCATCCAGGCCTCGGCCACGATGGGCCGGCTGCGTACCGCCGTCCGCACGCTCGCCGACATCGACCTCGCTCCCGACGAGCTGCTCACCCACCTCGACGACCTGGTGGTGCGGCTGTCGGCGGAGGCCGGCAACGACGGCAGTCCCGGTGAGGTCGGCGCCACCTGTCTGTACGCGGTCTACGACCCGGTGTCGCGGCGTTGCACGCTGGCCCGGGCCGGGCATCCGCCGCCGGTCGTGGTGCCGCCCGGGGGTGAGCCGCAGCACGTGGAACTGCCGGCCGGGCCGCCGCTGGGCCTGGGAGGGCTGCCGTTCGAGTCCGCCGAGCTGGAGCTGCGTGAGGGCAGCGTGCTGTCGTTCTACACGGACGGCCTGATCGAGACCCGCGAGCGGGACGTGGACGCCAGTCACCAGCTGCTGTGCGACGCGCTGGCGACGTACTCCGACTCGCTGGACGAGACATGCGACCGGGTCCTGCACGCCCTGCTGCCGACGGGCGGCGCCCTGGACGACGTGGCCCTGCTGCTGGCCCGTACCCGCGGACTGCCCGCCTCCCAGGTCGCGACCTGGGACATCCCCCCGGACCCGGCCCTGGTCGCGCCCATCCGCAAGCAGGCCGTGGAGCAGCTGGACACCTGGGGGCTGCAGGAGGCGGCCCTCACCGCCGAGCTGGTGGTGAGCGAGCTGGTCACCAACGCGATCCGCTACGGCGCCCGCCCGATCCGGCTGCGGCTGATCCACGACGGGGCCACGCTGATCTGCGAGGTGTCCGACACCAGCCACACCGCCCCGCATCTGCGCCGCGCCAAGACGTGGGACGAGGGCGGCCGCGGACTGCTCCTGGTCGCCCAGCTCACCGAGCGCTGGGGCAGCCGTCACACGGCGGACGGCAAGACGATCTGGGCGGAGATCGGCCTGCTCGACGAGGACTGA
- a CDS encoding glycoside hydrolase family 2 TIM barrel-domain containing protein, with protein MTVTRRSVLIASTAAPTAGALLGTPVARAAEAAAGGSGRRTVALRDGWRFALVNPGGITDPTGAYARAADPGYDDSAWREVAVPHDWSIEQTPTTEHGTTSGTGFFPGGLGWYRLAFTLPSGFVGKRISVEFDGVYMDSYVYCNGTQAGRHPYGYTGFAFDLTDLLHTDGTTENVIAVKVQNQLPSSRWYSGSGIYREARLVVTEPVHVDRWGTHVTTPDITPERAVVRVRTSVVNESGVASEVEIRSTVKDPGGRTVARRATTVDTTDRAAEIHELTVPGPKLWDIEAPHRYTLETELRVGGKAADTYRTTFGIRSYRFDPDEGFALNGTPTKIKGVDLHHDQGALGAAISIDAVRRQLTIMKSMGVNAFRTSHNPPSPQIIQVCEELGIVMMVEAFDCWRTGKTTYDYGRFFDEWCEKDATEMVLAARNSPAVVLWSIGNEIPDSTSTAGLAMADRIIGAIKAADDTRPLVIGSNKYHGVPAKGSAADLMLAKLDGLGLNYNTARSVDALHATYPHLFLFESESSSETSTRGAYQEPEHLNTGENHTPGRRATSSYDNNLASWTMSGEYGHKKDRDRKWFAGQFLWSGIDYIGEPTPYDVFPVKASFFGAVDTAGFPKDMYYLFQSQWTGEPMVHLLPMSWNHEEGDTVEVWAYSNVADVELFLNGKSLGTRSFDTKRTTDGRTYLETTEATGDDRTFTTGPFPGSYTSPNGSAGKLHLIWKVPYRPGELKAVARKGGKVVATDVLRTADEAHAVRLTADRTSLAADGRSLVFVTADVVDARGVVVPDAEHLITFEVKGGSIAGLDNGREESAERYQARTRTAFHGKALAIVRSGTKAGILKVTARVEGLRSGTATVPTTHAGSVATTPAPAFAPAHPAPPNYPSADASYSGRPDTLPAAMLDGDAATGWSNAFAKSATALLPAFNGARTQDWVLVDYGRPRTFGRVEVSFTVDATHSLPGSVEAAVWNGRRYVPVTGAAVDWATATDAPTVITFDAARGSRLRLTLTSAHPGEAAGAVRISKLEAPAG; from the coding sequence ATGACAGTGACTCGGAGATCGGTCCTGATCGCTTCCACGGCCGCGCCGACGGCCGGAGCGCTTCTCGGCACCCCGGTGGCGCGGGCCGCCGAGGCCGCCGCGGGCGGATCCGGCCGCCGCACCGTCGCTCTGCGCGACGGATGGCGCTTCGCGCTGGTGAACCCGGGCGGGATCACCGACCCGACCGGCGCCTACGCACGGGCCGCCGACCCCGGCTACGACGACTCGGCCTGGCGCGAGGTCGCGGTCCCCCACGACTGGAGCATCGAGCAGACCCCAACCACCGAGCACGGCACCACCAGCGGCACCGGCTTCTTCCCCGGCGGCCTCGGCTGGTACCGCCTCGCCTTCACCCTGCCGTCCGGGTTCGTCGGCAAGCGGATCTCGGTGGAGTTCGACGGCGTCTACATGGACTCGTACGTCTACTGCAACGGCACGCAGGCCGGCCGGCACCCCTACGGCTACACCGGGTTCGCCTTCGACCTGACCGACCTGCTGCACACCGACGGCACCACCGAGAACGTGATCGCGGTCAAGGTGCAGAACCAACTGCCGAGCAGCCGCTGGTACTCGGGCAGCGGCATCTACCGCGAGGCCCGCCTCGTGGTCACCGAGCCGGTGCACGTGGATCGCTGGGGCACCCACGTCACCACGCCGGACATCACCCCGGAGCGGGCCGTCGTACGCGTACGGACCTCCGTGGTGAACGAGTCCGGCGTCGCGAGCGAGGTCGAGATCCGCTCGACGGTCAAGGACCCCGGCGGGCGGACGGTGGCCCGCCGGGCGACCACCGTGGACACGACCGACAGGGCGGCCGAGATCCATGAACTCACAGTCCCCGGGCCCAAGTTGTGGGACATCGAAGCCCCGCACCGCTACACCCTGGAGACGGAACTGCGCGTGGGCGGCAAAGCCGCCGACACCTACCGCACCACCTTCGGCATCCGCAGCTACCGCTTCGACCCCGACGAGGGCTTCGCGCTCAACGGCACCCCCACCAAGATCAAGGGCGTCGACCTGCACCACGACCAGGGCGCCCTCGGCGCGGCGATCAGCATCGACGCGGTGCGCAGACAGCTGACCATCATGAAGTCGATGGGCGTCAACGCCTTCCGCACCTCCCACAACCCGCCCTCGCCGCAGATCATCCAGGTCTGCGAGGAGCTGGGGATCGTGATGATGGTGGAGGCCTTCGACTGCTGGCGGACCGGCAAGACGACATACGACTACGGCCGCTTCTTCGACGAGTGGTGCGAGAAGGACGCCACCGAGATGGTCCTCGCCGCCCGCAACTCGCCCGCCGTCGTCCTGTGGTCCATCGGTAACGAGATCCCCGACTCCACCTCGACCGCGGGCCTCGCCATGGCCGACCGGATCATCGGCGCGATCAAGGCCGCCGACGACACCAGGCCGCTGGTCATCGGCTCGAACAAGTACCACGGTGTGCCCGCCAAGGGTTCCGCGGCCGACCTGATGCTCGCCAAGCTCGACGGGCTCGGCCTCAACTACAACACCGCCAGGTCGGTGGACGCTCTGCACGCGACCTACCCGCACCTGTTCCTCTTCGAGTCCGAGTCCTCCTCGGAGACTTCGACGCGTGGTGCGTACCAGGAGCCGGAGCACCTCAACACCGGCGAGAACCACACCCCGGGCAGGCGCGCGACCTCCTCGTACGACAACAATCTGGCTTCCTGGACCATGAGCGGGGAGTACGGGCACAAGAAGGACCGCGACCGGAAGTGGTTCGCGGGCCAGTTCCTCTGGTCGGGCATCGACTACATCGGGGAGCCCACCCCGTACGACGTCTTCCCGGTGAAGGCGTCCTTCTTCGGAGCGGTCGACACGGCCGGCTTCCCCAAGGACATGTACTACCTGTTCCAGAGCCAGTGGACCGGCGAGCCCATGGTCCATCTGCTGCCCATGAGCTGGAACCACGAGGAGGGCGACACGGTCGAGGTGTGGGCGTACTCCAACGTCGCCGACGTCGAACTGTTCCTCAACGGAAAGTCCCTCGGCACGCGCTCCTTCGACACCAAGAGGACCACGGACGGCCGTACGTATCTGGAGACCACGGAGGCGACCGGCGACGACAGGACCTTCACCACGGGCCCCTTCCCCGGCAGCTACACCAGCCCGAACGGCAGCGCGGGCAAGCTCCACCTCATCTGGAAAGTGCCCTACAGGCCGGGCGAGTTGAAGGCGGTGGCCCGCAAGGGCGGCAAGGTGGTCGCCACCGACGTGCTGCGCACGGCGGACGAGGCGCATGCCGTACGGCTCACCGCCGACCGCACGTCCCTGGCCGCGGACGGGCGTTCACTCGTGTTCGTCACCGCGGACGTCGTCGACGCCCGCGGAGTGGTGGTGCCCGACGCCGAGCACCTGATCACCTTCGAGGTGAAGGGTGGCTCGATCGCCGGACTCGACAACGGACGTGAGGAGAGCGCCGAGCGCTACCAGGCCCGTACCCGCACCGCCTTCCACGGCAAGGCGCTCGCGATCGTGCGCTCGGGCACCAAGGCCGGCATCCTGAAGGTGACCGCGCGGGTGGAGGGACTGCGCTCGGGCACGGCGACCGTGCCCACCACGCACGCCGGGTCGGTCGCCACCACCCCGGCGCCCGCCTTCGCACCGGCGCACCCGGCGCCCCCGAACTACCCGTCCGCGGACGCCAGTTACTCGGGCCGCCCGGACACGCTCCCCGCCGCGATGCTGGACGGCGACGCGGCCACCGGCTGGTCCAACGCCTTCGCCAAGTCGGCCACGGCCCTGCTGCCCGCGTTCAACGGCGCCCGGACGCAGGACTGGGTCCTGGTGGACTACGGCCGGCCCCGCACCTTCGGCCGCGTGGAGGTCTCCTTCACCGTGGACGCGACACACAGCCTGCCCGGTTCGGTCGAGGCGGCCGTGTGGAACGGCCGCCGGTACGTGCCCGTCACCGGAGCGGCGGTCGACTGGGCCACCGCCACGGACGCGCCGACGGTCATCACCTTCGACGCCGCGCGCGGCTCCCGGCTGAGGCTCACGCTGACCAGCGCTCACCCGGGCGAAGCCGCCGGTGCGGTGCGGATCAGCAAGCTGGAGGCGCCCGCCGGCTGA